Proteins from one Cicer arietinum cultivar CDC Frontier isolate Library 1 chromosome 3, Cicar.CDCFrontier_v2.0, whole genome shotgun sequence genomic window:
- the LOC101499240 gene encoding polygalacturonase inhibitor-like, producing METILIVLCFLSFLLLSPIALSEKCNPQDKKALLRIKKELNNPYVLASWDPHTDCCEWYCIECDEKTHRITALTIQSSVPDTNLSGHIPPSVGDLPYLENLEFHKFPRLTGPIQPTIAKLTNLKYLLITWTNVSGPIPSFLSQLKNLQLLHLSFNNLTGPIPPSLSQLSNLLSLKLDRNKLTGPIPDSFGSFKKPGPDIILSHNQLSGPIPASLGQLDPERIDFSRNKLEGDASMLFGSKKRTQILDVSRNLLSFDFSKVDFPKQSLIWLDLNHNKIYGNIPVALTKVENLQQFNVSYNSLCGKIPQGGELQKRFDEYAYFHNKCLCGPPLPPCK from the coding sequence ATGGAAACAATATTAATAGTTTTATGTTTCCTCTCATTCCTGTTACTCTCCCCAATAGCATTGTCAGAGAAATGCAACCCACAAGACAAAAAAGCGCTACTACGAATAAAGAAAGAACTCAACAACCCTTACGTTCTAGCTTCATGGGACCCACACACTGATTGTTGTGAATGGTATTGCATCGAATGCGATGAAAAAACGCACCGTATCACTGCCCTCACCATTCAATCCTCTGTCCCAGACACCAATCTTTCTGGCCATATTCCACCTTCAGTCGGTGACCTTCCTTATCTTGAGAATCTCGAATTTCACAAGTTTCCCAGACTCACAGGCCCAATCCAGCCCACAATCGCCAAACTAACTAATCTTAAATATCTTTTAATCACATGGACCAATGTTTCAGGCCCAATACCATCTTTCTTGTCCCAACTTAAAAACCTCCAACTTCTTCACCTTTCCTTCAACAACTTAACCGGCCCAATACCCCCTTCACTTTCCCAGCTGTCCAACCTCCTGTCCTTAAAATTGGACCGAAATAAACTAACCGGCCCAATCCCAGACTCATTCGGTTCTTTCAAAAAGCCCGGCCCAGACATCATCTTATCTCACAACCAACTTTCGGGGCCCATTCCGGCTTCATTGGGCCAACTAGACCCAGAAAGAATAGATTTCTCGAGGAACAAGCTTGAAGGTGATGCTTCGATGCTTTTCGGGAGCAAGAAAAGGACGCAGATACTTGACGTTTCAAGGAACTTGTTGTCGTTTGATTTTTCGAAAGTGGATTTTCCGAAACAGAGTTTGATATGGTTGGATCTGAATCATAATAAGATTTATGGGAATATTCCAGTGGCATTGACTAAAGTTGAAAATTTGCAGCAGTTTAATGTGAGTTATAATAGCTTGTGTGGTAAGATACCGCAGGGTGGTGAATTGCAGAAAAGGTTTGATGAGTATGCTTATTTTCACAACAAGTGTTTGTGTGGGCCACCACTTCCGCCTTGCAAGTGA